Below is a window of Streptomyces spongiicola DNA.
GACCGGTCAGGAACGGAGAAGCGGGCGGCCCCACCCGTCCGTAGCGTGGCGGACATGGACATCAATCTTTCGCAGTGCTTCATCGCCGTCGACGACCACGACAAGGCGCTCGCCTTCTACCGCGACGTACTCGGTCTCGAGGTGCGCAACGACGTCGGGTTCGAGGGCATGCGCTGGGTGACGGTGGGCTCGCCCTCGCAGCCGGACGTGGAGATCGTCCTCGAGCCGCCGCTCGCGGATCCGAACGCCACGGAAGCCGACCGCCGGGCGGTGGCCGAACTGCTCGCCAAGGGCATGCTGCGCGGTGTCATCTTCCGGACCGGCGACGTGGACGCCACGTTCGAGCGGATCCGTGCCGCGGGGGCCGAGGTGCTGCAGGAGCCCTTGGACCAGCCGTACGGCGTCCGCGACTGCGCCTTCCGCGACCCGGCGGGGAACATGCTGCGGTTCAACCAGCCTCGCGACGCGTAGCACCCGGAGCCGGGGCCGGGCCGGGGGCCGGGGGCCGGGGCCGACGGGGGAGCGGGACGGCGCGGGCAGGAGGCCCCTCGCAGGCAGGCCCGGTCATACGGGCCTGCCCCCGGACCTGCCCGGCTCGGGCCTCCTCCCGGCGCATGTCGGCCCTGGCCCGGGTCGGCCCCGGCGCGTGACCGGCGACGGGACATACGGGCAGCGGCGGGACGGGGCGGGCCCTCAAACGGTGCGAGTGGTGGTCGGACGTGAGCGACGTGGACGGGAGGGCCATGGGCTGCTCGTCACCCACCCCGCCCACCCCGCCCACCGCACCGACCGCACCGACCGCACCGGCCAGGTGCTCAGAACATGTCCGGGCACCATGCCCGACGCGGCGCCCTGAACACCGCGTCGGCCAGGGCCGCCGCACCCGCCCGGTGCTCCGACACCCGCCCCAGCGCCATCAGCCGGAGCATCGACTCGTCTCCCAGGTACACCGAGCCCAACGCCCCGAGGTCGAGGGAGAGGTCTGCCGCCACCCCGGTCGGCGAGCACTCGGCCTTGCCGTCGGACGCCACCTCCAGCCGGAACCGGCCCCCTGCCTGCCCCAGTGGGTCATGCACCTCCAGCACCAGCCTGCCCGGGATGCCGTAGGTGCGTGCCTCCAGCGCCCGCACCACGTCCAGCACCCGCACCCACAGGAAGTCGGCACAGGTGACGGTGCGGGCGGCACGCGGGTCGGGGAACAGCAGCGGGAGCAGATCGTCGGGGGCAC
It encodes the following:
- a CDS encoding VOC family protein, giving the protein MDINLSQCFIAVDDHDKALAFYRDVLGLEVRNDVGFEGMRWVTVGSPSQPDVEIVLEPPLADPNATEADRRAVAELLAKGMLRGVIFRTGDVDATFERIRAAGAEVLQEPLDQPYGVRDCAFRDPAGNMLRFNQPRDA